In a genomic window of Candidatus Gorgyraea atricola:
- a CDS encoding ABC transporter ATP-binding protein, giving the protein MNQKAVTLKSIRKKYPLVKPSHKGRDFHDFWALKDIDLEIERGQTIGIIGRNGAGKSTLLYIIAGVLSPSKGDILVNGRAMGLFNLGVGFQDELSGRENIFLNATILGAARGEIENKLDSIIKFSELGEFINMPLGSYSQGMRLRLGFSIIANLDFDILVVDEVLAVGDTLFQNKCFERLIDFKRQGKTLIITTQGMGLIERLCDRVMLLDHGQTLFTGGPAEAIKKYNSLLNSERFFVGPNQDVNLVKNTKRWADNVSDWGQKFGGKEVIVESVEFISRNRAAQGRVNTLESLAIRVYYTARERVKDLHFGIAIFRKDGVYCYGPNTEFDGYEISELKKGKGHFALFYHSIFLAPGTYRVSVAIWDKKEVLPFDHHYGCYELIVTGRNDQGCGLLNIPFKIENFNIGQNLASFFTRRKNGLSVNFDLLKDRFGHRDEHEDVKIDAVNFLDAQGDRKDIFITNESIRFQICFNRQRLINKRGRYLWFGIYRDDGIYCQGTTMPFGDQRIFQILFPKLALLPGQYSVSIGVWDSLEKRFLMHHHGVYPFQMVFDKQDHGTVYLEHEWILKED; this is encoded by the coding sequence ATGAATCAAAAAGCAGTTACCTTAAAATCTATTCGGAAAAAATACCCCCTTGTGAAACCATCGCATAAGGGAAGGGATTTTCATGATTTTTGGGCATTAAAAGACATTGATCTTGAAATTGAGAGAGGTCAGACAATAGGTATTATTGGAAGAAACGGCGCAGGGAAAAGCACGCTTTTATATATTATAGCAGGCGTTCTTTCGCCTAGCAAAGGAGATATCCTGGTCAATGGCAGGGCAATGGGATTGTTTAATCTGGGGGTTGGTTTTCAGGATGAACTTAGCGGCAGAGAAAATATCTTTTTAAATGCTACAATCCTGGGGGCTGCGCGCGGAGAAATAGAGAATAAATTAGATTCTATAATAAAATTTTCAGAATTAGGCGAATTTATAAATATGCCTTTGGGGAGCTATTCTCAGGGCATGAGGCTGAGGTTAGGATTTAGTATTATTGCTAATCTGGATTTTGATATACTGGTAGTAGATGAGGTGTTGGCTGTTGGCGATACGCTTTTTCAGAATAAATGCTTCGAGCGATTGATAGATTTTAAGCGTCAAGGAAAGACCCTGATAATTACCACTCAGGGAATGGGGCTTATTGAGCGTTTATGTGATAGAGTAATGCTTTTGGATCACGGACAAACACTATTTACAGGCGGTCCAGCTGAAGCAATCAAGAAATACAATTCTTTATTGAACAGCGAAAGGTTTTTCGTAGGGCCTAACCAGGATGTAAATTTGGTCAAGAATACTAAAAGGTGGGCAGATAATGTATCAGACTGGGGACAGAAATTTGGCGGCAAGGAAGTCATTGTAGAATCAGTAGAATTTATAAGCAGGAACCGCGCTGCCCAAGGCAGAGTTAACACGCTAGAGTCCTTAGCTATAAGAGTATATTATACTGCAAGGGAAAGAGTGAAAGATCTGCATTTTGGCATAGCTATATTTAGAAAGGACGGCGTATATTGTTATGGTCCGAATACTGAATTTGATGGGTACGAGATATCAGAATTGAAGAAGGGTAAGGGTCATTTTGCGTTGTTTTATCACAGTATATTTCTTGCGCCTGGAACATACAGGGTATCTGTAGCTATTTGGGACAAAAAAGAGGTCCTGCCATTCGATCACCATTATGGCTGTTATGAATTGATAGTTACGGGGCGCAATGATCAAGGGTGCGGACTTTTAAATATACCTTTTAAAATCGAAAATTTTAATATCGGCCAAAATCTTGCATCATTTTTTACACGTAGAAAAAATGGACTTAGTGTGAATTTTGATTTACTGAAAGATAGATTTGGGCATCGAGATGAGCACGAAGATGTCAAAATAGATGCAGTAAATTTTTTAGATGCCCAGGGCGACAGGAAAGATATTTTTATAACCAATGAAAGTATCAGGTTTCAAATTTGTTTTAATCGGCAAAGGCTAATTAATAAACGCGGAAGATACTTATGGTTTGGGATCTACAGGGATGACGGGATATATTGTCAAGGTACAACAATGCCTTTTGGAGATCAAAGGATTTTTCAGATCCTTTTTCCGAAATTGGCATTATTGCCAGGGCAATACAGTGTTTCAATAGGCGTATGGGATTCCTTGGAGAAGAGATTTTTGATGCATCATCACGGTGTTTATCCTTTTCAAATGGTATTTGATAAACAAGATCACGGGACAGTATATCTGGAGCACGAATGGATATTAAAGGAGGACTAA